The Inediibacterium massiliense genome has a segment encoding these proteins:
- a CDS encoding glycerol-3-phosphate responsive antiterminator: MSNPFYDKIGINPIIAAVNSMEKLDLAIESPCEIIFLLCGNIFNLKEIIHKVKENNMDIYVHIDLMEGFSKDSMALKYINENLKPDGIITTKSSLVKKAKNMNIFTIQRLFMLDSLSLDTGIGSIKNTRPDAVEIMPGIMPKIIKKVYEDTNIPVIGGGLISDKEDVIESLKAGAVGISTSKQEIWYM, encoded by the coding sequence TTGAGCAATCCATTTTATGATAAAATAGGAATCAATCCTATTATTGCAGCTGTAAATAGCATGGAAAAGTTAGATTTAGCTATAGAATCTCCTTGTGAAATTATATTTTTACTCTGTGGAAATATTTTTAATTTAAAAGAAATTATTCACAAAGTAAAAGAAAATAATATGGATATCTATGTACATATTGATTTAATGGAAGGATTTTCAAAAGATTCTATGGCTCTCAAATATATCAATGAAAATCTAAAACCAGATGGAATTATTACAACAAAAAGCAGCTTAGTTAAAAAAGCTAAAAATATGAATATATTTACGATTCAAAGACTTTTTATGTTAGATTCTTTGTCTCTTGATACAGGAATTGGTTCTATTAAAAATACTCGACCAGATGCGGTAGAGATTATGCCAGGAATTATGCCTAAGATTATTAAGAAAGTATATGAAGATACAAATATTCCAGTAATTGGAGGAGGCCTCATTAGTGATAAAGAAGATGTGATTGAGAGTTTAAAAGCAGGTGCAGTTGGCATATCTACAAGCAAACAAGAAATATGGTATATGTAA
- a CDS encoding MIP/aquaporin family protein, translated as MSAFLGELIGTMLLIILGDGVVGGVVLNKSKAQNSGWIVITVGWGLAVAMAAYAVGRFSGAHLNPALTIGLATIGKFPWSMVPSYIVAQMIGGILGGVVVWLHYLPHWKETEDADGKLGVFCTAPAIRDTVPNLISEIIGTFILVLGILAIGANVFADGVNTLIVGALIMAIGLSLGGPTGYAINPARDLGPRIAHFILPIAGKRDSDWGYSWIPVVGPVIGGILGAVFYATFFGA; from the coding sequence ATGTCAGCATTTTTAGGTGAACTTATAGGAACTATGTTATTAATTATTCTGGGTGATGGAGTAGTTGGAGGAGTAGTGCTTAACAAATCAAAGGCACAAAACAGTGGATGGATTGTTATCACAGTAGGTTGGGGTTTAGCAGTAGCTATGGCAGCTTACGCAGTTGGAAGATTTAGTGGAGCTCATTTAAATCCAGCATTAACTATAGGTCTTGCAACTATAGGAAAATTTCCATGGAGTATGGTGCCATCTTATATTGTAGCCCAAATGATAGGTGGAATTTTAGGAGGCGTTGTTGTTTGGCTTCATTATCTTCCTCATTGGAAAGAAACAGAGGATGCAGATGGAAAGCTTGGTGTATTTTGTACAGCTCCAGCTATTAGAGATACAGTGCCTAATTTAATTAGTGAAATTATAGGAACATTTATATTGGTATTAGGGATTTTAGCAATAGGCGCGAATGTTTTTGCAGATGGAGTCAATACATTAATTGTAGGAGCTTTAATTATGGCTATAGGTCTTTCTTTAGGAGGTCCTACTGGATATGCTATTAATCCTGCAAGGGATTTAGGACCTAGAATTGCTCATTTTATACTTCCAATAGCAGGAAAAAGAGATTCTGATTGGGGATATTCTTGGATTCCAGTAGTAGGGCCAGTAATCGGAGGAATACTTGGAGCAGTTTTCTATGCTACATTCTTTGGTGCTTAA
- the glpK gene encoding glycerol kinase GlpK — translation MKTYVMALDQGTTSSRAILFNHDGEIVKVAQKEFTQIYPKAGWVEHDPMEIWGTQSGVAREVLETTGIRPDEIAAIGITNQRETTVVWDKNTGKPIYNAIVWQSRQTAGICDELKKRGLEEYIRENTGLVIDAYFSGTKIKWILDHVEGAHEKAKNGELLFGTMDTWIIWNLTRGKVHVTDYSNASRTMLYNIKELKWDEKILKELDIPMSMLPEVKPSSEVYGYTDERTFGGAQIPISGAAGDQQAALFGQACFGAGMAKNTYGTGCFMLMNTGEDKIFSNNGLLTTIAWGVDGKVEYALEGSIFVGGASIQWLRDELRLINDAADSEYFATKVKDSNGVYVVPAFVGLGAPYWDMYARGTIVGLTRGANRNHIIRATLESIAYQTRDVLEAMQEDSGIDLKALKVDGGAVANNFLMQFQSDLLGVPVNRPKVIETTALGAAYLAGLAVGFWKDKDEISKRWNEDRMFTPNMDEETKETKYKGWKKAVQRALQWEEE, via the coding sequence ATGAAAACATATGTAATGGCATTAGATCAAGGAACTACAAGTTCTAGAGCGATTTTATTTAATCACGATGGAGAGATTGTAAAAGTTGCTCAAAAGGAATTTACTCAAATTTATCCAAAAGCTGGATGGGTTGAACATGATCCAATGGAAATATGGGGAACACAAAGTGGAGTAGCAAGAGAAGTATTGGAAACTACAGGGATAAGACCAGATGAGATTGCGGCTATTGGAATTACCAATCAAAGAGAAACTACTGTAGTATGGGATAAAAATACCGGAAAACCTATTTATAATGCTATTGTTTGGCAGTCTCGTCAAACAGCAGGGATTTGTGATGAGCTTAAAAAAAGAGGATTAGAAGAGTATATTAGAGAAAATACTGGTCTTGTGATTGATGCTTATTTTTCAGGTACAAAGATAAAATGGATTCTAGATCATGTAGAGGGAGCTCATGAAAAAGCAAAAAATGGAGAGCTTTTATTTGGAACGATGGATACATGGATTATTTGGAATTTGACACGTGGAAAAGTACATGTAACAGATTATTCGAATGCATCAAGAACAATGCTTTATAATATAAAGGAACTAAAATGGGATGAAAAAATATTAAAGGAATTAGATATTCCTATGAGTATGCTTCCTGAAGTAAAGCCTTCTAGTGAGGTTTATGGATATACGGATGAAAGAACATTTGGAGGAGCTCAAATTCCTATATCAGGGGCAGCAGGAGATCAACAAGCAGCTTTATTTGGGCAAGCGTGTTTTGGTGCTGGTATGGCGAAGAATACCTATGGAACAGGATGTTTTATGCTCATGAATACAGGAGAGGATAAAATATTCTCTAACAATGGACTTTTAACTACCATTGCTTGGGGAGTAGATGGAAAAGTAGAATATGCTCTAGAAGGAAGTATATTTGTAGGAGGAGCATCTATTCAATGGCTTAGAGATGAACTAAGGCTGATTAATGATGCAGCAGATAGTGAATATTTTGCTACAAAAGTAAAAGACTCTAATGGAGTTTATGTAGTTCCTGCTTTTGTAGGACTAGGGGCACCTTATTGGGATATGTATGCAAGAGGTACGATTGTAGGACTTACAAGAGGAGCAAATAGAAATCATATTATTCGTGCAACCCTTGAATCTATAGCATATCAAACAAGAGATGTATTAGAGGCTATGCAAGAGGATTCAGGAATTGATCTTAAAGCTTTAAAGGTTGATGGAGGAGCTGTTGCAAACAACTTCTTAATGCAATTTCAATCAGATCTTTTAGGAGTACCTGTAAATAGACCAAAGGTTATTGAAACAACTGCTCTAGGAGCGGCATATTTAGCAGGATTGGCAGTAGGATTCTGGAAAGATAAAGATGAGATTTCAAAGAGATGGAATGAAGATAGAATGTTTACACCAAATATGGATGAAGAAACAAAGGAAACAAAATATAAAGGATGGAAAAAAGCTGTACAAAGAGCTTTACAATGGGAAGAAGAATAG
- a CDS encoding NAD(P)/FAD-dependent oxidoreductase codes for MYDVAVIGAGITGTFVARELSRYDLKIVLIERDMDVANETTKANSALVHAGYDAKPNTLKAKLNAMGNPLFDQVCKELDVPFKRIGSLVIAFDEEDIESIKELYERGIQNKIPHLKLLSKEEVLNMEPNINQDIKGALYAPTAGIVSPWELAVALAENAMDNGVELKLNSEVTDINKIDDGYEIFIGEEILKTKYVINCTGVHADQINEMVGPKTFEIHPRRGQYNILDKSAGDFINHTIFQAPNKLGKGVVVAPTVHGNLLVGPDAEDLDDRENKSTTNERISFVRETARKTSKNIPFHETITSFSGLRAVPSTGDFIIEESKDSKGFINVAGIESPGLSASPAIANYVVEILKGSTTLKENKDFNPIRKPFIRFMELSDEEKEEIIKKDPRYGKIICRCENITEGEIVDVIHRNAGATTVDGIKRRARPGMGRCQGGFCGPRVMEILARELNIQITDVMKDSKKSYILTGPTKN; via the coding sequence ATGTATGATGTAGCCGTGATTGGAGCAGGTATTACAGGTACATTTGTTGCAAGAGAATTATCTAGATATGATTTAAAAATAGTACTCATTGAGAGAGATATGGATGTTGCAAATGAAACGACAAAGGCAAATAGTGCATTGGTTCATGCAGGTTATGATGCAAAACCAAATACACTAAAAGCAAAATTAAATGCTATGGGAAATCCATTATTTGATCAGGTTTGTAAAGAGCTGGATGTTCCTTTTAAAAGAATAGGTTCTTTGGTCATTGCTTTTGATGAAGAAGACATAGAAAGTATAAAAGAACTTTATGAAAGAGGAATACAAAATAAAATCCCTCATTTAAAGCTTCTTTCTAAAGAAGAAGTTTTAAATATGGAGCCTAATATCAATCAAGATATTAAGGGTGCTTTATATGCACCTACAGCAGGAATTGTAAGTCCTTGGGAACTAGCTGTAGCATTAGCTGAAAATGCAATGGACAATGGAGTAGAACTTAAGCTAAATAGCGAAGTGACAGATATAAATAAAATAGATGATGGATACGAGATTTTTATAGGAGAGGAAATTTTAAAAACAAAGTATGTAATCAATTGTACAGGAGTACATGCAGATCAAATTAATGAAATGGTAGGACCTAAAACATTTGAGATTCATCCAAGAAGAGGTCAATACAATATATTAGATAAAAGTGCAGGAGATTTTATCAATCATACTATTTTCCAAGCACCAAACAAGTTAGGAAAGGGAGTTGTAGTAGCTCCTACTGTTCATGGAAATCTATTAGTAGGACCAGATGCAGAGGACTTAGATGATAGAGAAAATAAATCTACAACAAATGAAAGAATTTCATTTGTAAGAGAAACAGCAAGAAAGACTTCTAAAAATATACCTTTTCATGAAACCATTACAAGCTTTTCTGGACTTAGAGCAGTACCAAGTACAGGAGATTTTATTATAGAAGAATCAAAAGATTCAAAAGGATTCATTAATGTGGCAGGAATTGAATCTCCAGGCCTTTCAGCTTCTCCTGCTATTGCAAATTATGTAGTAGAAATTTTAAAAGGTAGTACCACATTAAAAGAAAATAAAGATTTTAATCCTATAAGAAAACCATTTATTCGTTTTATGGAACTAAGTGATGAAGAAAAAGAAGAAATTATTAAAAAAGATCCTAGATACGGAAAAATAATCTGTAGATGTGAAAATATTACAGAAGGTGAAATTGTAGATGTAATTCATAGAAATGCAGGAGCAACAACAGTTGACGGAATCAAAAGAAGAGCAAGACCTGGTATGGGAAGATGCCAAGGAGGATTTTGTGGACCAAGGGTTATGGAGATTTTAGCAAGAGAGTTAAATATTCAAATAACAGATGTAATGAAGGATAGCAAAAAATCTTATATTCTAACAGGACCTACTAAAAACTAG
- a CDS encoding NAD(P)/FAD-dependent oxidoreductase → MLKYDVVVIGGGPAGLAAAIEAKENGVHSILVIERDRELGGILQQCIHNGFGLHIFKEELTGPEYAQRFIHKLKDMNIEYKLDTMVLDINEEKIIHAINEKDGLMVIQGKAIVLAMGCRERTRGAVNIAGTRPAGVFTAGTAQRFVNMEGYMVGKKVVILGSGDIGLIMARRLTLEGAEVLAVAELMPYSGGLTRNIVQCLDDYNIPLLLSHTVVDIKGKDRVEEVVIAKVDENRRPIPGTEKHFECDTLLLSVGLIPENELSKNAGITIDPITSGPIVNEAMETNIEGIFACGNVVHVHDLVDFVTGESKRAGKNAAKYVKNQLKKEGQIIETNAGEGIRYIVPHKIRVENIEEKLDLFMRVSGVYKNMDMVVSIGDEEIKRIKKKHLAPGEMESITLFKSDLNQDGILTVSLQREDV, encoded by the coding sequence ATGTTAAAGTATGATGTTGTAGTGATCGGAGGAGGACCTGCAGGACTTGCAGCGGCTATAGAAGCAAAAGAAAATGGAGTCCATAGTATTTTAGTGATCGAAAGAGATAGAGAACTAGGGGGAATACTTCAGCAATGTATTCATAATGGTTTTGGACTCCATATTTTCAAAGAAGAATTGACAGGTCCTGAGTATGCTCAAAGGTTTATTCACAAACTAAAAGATATGAATATAGAATATAAATTAGACACAATGGTTTTAGATATCAATGAAGAAAAAATCATTCATGCCATTAATGAAAAGGATGGATTAATGGTCATTCAGGGAAAAGCGATTGTTCTTGCTATGGGATGTAGAGAAAGAACAAGAGGGGCTGTAAATATTGCAGGAACTCGTCCAGCAGGAGTATTTACAGCAGGAACTGCTCAAAGGTTTGTGAACATGGAAGGATATATGGTCGGAAAAAAAGTAGTCATATTAGGATCTGGAGACATAGGACTTATTATGGCAAGAAGACTTACCCTAGAAGGAGCTGAAGTTTTAGCTGTAGCAGAGCTTATGCCTTATTCTGGAGGGCTTACACGTAATATTGTGCAATGTTTGGATGATTATAATATTCCACTACTTCTTAGTCATACAGTAGTAGACATCAAAGGAAAGGATCGAGTAGAAGAAGTCGTTATTGCAAAGGTAGATGAAAATAGAAGACCTATTCCTGGTACAGAAAAGCATTTTGAGTGTGATACACTTCTTTTATCTGTAGGATTAATTCCAGAAAATGAATTATCTAAAAATGCAGGAATAACAATAGATCCTATTACATCAGGACCTATTGTCAATGAAGCTATGGAAACAAATATAGAAGGAATATTTGCTTGTGGAAATGTAGTACATGTTCATGATTTAGTAGATTTTGTTACAGGAGAAAGCAAAAGAGCAGGAAAGAATGCTGCAAAATATGTTAAAAATCAATTAAAAAAAGAAGGACAAATCATAGAAACCAATGCAGGAGAAGGGATTCGATATATTGTTCCACATAAAATAAGAGTAGAAAATATAGAAGAAAAATTAGATTTATTTATGAGAGTAAGTGGGGTTTATAAAAATATGGACATGGTAGTATCCATAGGAGATGAAGAAATAAAAAGAATTAAGAAAAAGCATTTGGCTCCTGGAGAGATGGAATCTATTACCCTTTTTAAAAGCGATTTAAATCAAGATGGAATATTGACAGTTTCCTTACAAAGGGAGGATGTTTAA